Proteins found in one Synergistetes bacterium HGW-Synergistetes-1 genomic segment:
- a CDS encoding aldehyde ferredoxin oxidoreductase, with amino-acid sequence MKGYWGRILSIDLSASTITTITPDERLYRDYIGGSGIGARLLFDMTGPETDPLGPDNPIIWMTGPFTGTKVPTSGRHEITSRSPLTGIFGESDAGGRFGTALKRSGWDGLIVKGISDKPAIIVIKDENVTIEPAGDLWGKDTFYTDEHLKEWFGPSCETSCIGIAGEKMVPISCIGHDGENARMSGRCGFGAVMGSKRLKAVAAIGSRDTEIADPARLTVQQKKMVPLLVEKMKGMKLLGTAGGTAAAEKMGDLPVQNWRRGNWPDAEKITGQVMADTILKKNYYCASCPIGCGRDVEIKSGRWAGVKGAGPEYETLGLMGGSCLVNDLEAITYAADLCNRHGVDTIEAGSAVAMAMECFEKRFLSLDELDGISAEWGSAEALVALTEKICRAEGVGKLLGLGVAGMAAKMPGTEGFAVHVKGLTLPAHDPRCFNTMAVGYATSNRGACHLTSSAYFFEKTAVMPEFGYEKPRARYTEGGEGLLNFHAQNLMGLMDSLKMCKFTIYGGVNVTEICEWYEAVTGIKTSVKEMAETGERIFNLKRLYNIRLGLRRKDDRLPERILSTPRRDEGTGDYTPDLEPMLDEYYWVRGWDDDGVPKPETIERLGLS; translated from the coding sequence ATGAAAGGATATTGGGGCAGGATCCTTTCCATCGACCTGTCCGCCAGCACCATAACTACAATAACTCCTGACGAAAGACTGTACAGGGATTACATTGGCGGAAGCGGGATAGGTGCCAGGCTGTTGTTCGACATGACAGGACCTGAGACAGACCCTCTCGGTCCTGATAACCCGATAATATGGATGACTGGACCCTTTACAGGAACTAAGGTACCGACCTCCGGGCGTCACGAGATAACCTCCAGATCACCACTTACGGGGATATTCGGCGAGAGCGACGCGGGCGGCAGGTTTGGAACAGCGCTCAAGCGTTCCGGCTGGGACGGGCTCATCGTCAAAGGAATATCTGATAAGCCGGCAATCATTGTTATAAAGGACGAGAACGTGACCATAGAGCCTGCAGGCGACCTATGGGGCAAGGATACCTTTTATACGGACGAACACCTGAAGGAATGGTTCGGACCTTCCTGTGAGACGTCCTGCATTGGTATCGCCGGTGAAAAAATGGTACCAATATCCTGTATAGGCCATGACGGTGAAAACGCTAGGATGAGCGGAAGATGCGGATTCGGAGCAGTTATGGGATCCAAGAGGCTCAAAGCCGTTGCAGCTATCGGAAGCAGAGATACAGAGATTGCTGACCCTGCAAGATTGACGGTCCAGCAAAAGAAGATGGTTCCTCTTCTAGTAGAAAAGATGAAAGGTATGAAGCTGCTTGGTACAGCCGGAGGAACGGCTGCAGCAGAAAAGATGGGCGATCTTCCTGTGCAGAACTGGCGAAGGGGAAACTGGCCCGATGCGGAAAAAATTACCGGACAGGTTATGGCAGACACCATACTGAAGAAAAATTATTACTGTGCTTCATGTCCGATCGGATGCGGGCGCGATGTGGAGATAAAGAGCGGAAGATGGGCGGGAGTCAAAGGCGCCGGCCCGGAATATGAGACGCTTGGGCTTATGGGCGGTTCCTGCCTGGTGAACGACCTTGAGGCAATAACCTACGCAGCGGACCTCTGCAACAGGCATGGTGTGGACACCATTGAGGCTGGAAGCGCAGTAGCTATGGCGATGGAATGTTTTGAGAAGAGATTCCTTTCCCTGGACGAACTTGACGGTATCAGTGCGGAATGGGGGAGCGCAGAAGCGCTTGTCGCACTGACGGAAAAGATATGCAGGGCTGAAGGCGTCGGAAAACTTCTTGGCCTCGGAGTAGCCGGAATGGCCGCAAAGATGCCAGGGACAGAGGGTTTTGCTGTCCATGTCAAAGGACTGACCCTTCCCGCTCATGACCCCCGCTGTTTCAATACGATGGCTGTGGGATATGCCACAAGCAACAGGGGAGCCTGCCATCTCACAAGTTCTGCATATTTCTTCGAAAAGACTGCCGTCATGCCGGAGTTCGGATATGAAAAACCGCGTGCCAGATACACTGAAGGCGGAGAAGGACTTCTGAACTTCCATGCCCAGAATCTCATGGGGCTGATGGACTCCCTCAAAATGTGCAAGTTTACGATTTACGGCGGTGTCAACGTGACTGAGATCTGCGAATGGTATGAAGCAGTGACAGGCATTAAGACGTCTGTCAAAGAGATGGCAGAGACAGGTGAGAGGATCTTTAATCTTAAACGGCTGTACAACATCAGGCTTGGTCTGCGCAGGAAAGATGACAGACTGCCTGAGCGCATCCTTTCTACACCGCGAAGGGATGAGGGGACCGGTGATTACACTCCCGACCTTGAACCTATGCTTGATGAATATTACTGGGTGCGCGGATGGGACGATGACGGGGTCCCAAAACCGGAGACGATAGAGAGGCTTGGACTAAGCTGA
- a CDS encoding lactate utilization protein: MDMNEAKINGYEKLGETVCKKLNSLGYSAWFVKNKEAALKAALELIPDGASVGVPGTVTVRQIGLIDELKKRGSKVSVHWDPELKAEDRKTRLLEEMTSEWLVTSTNALTADEGVFVNIDGTGNRVGAMAWAPGKLLYIVGINKITPDLETALKRARNTATPPNVIRLNYKVPCAAVGHCVNCNSHERVCRIVTMMERPPFGRECHVIIVGEELGY, translated from the coding sequence ATGGATATGAACGAAGCTAAAATCAACGGATATGAAAAACTGGGAGAAACTGTCTGCAAAAAACTGAACAGTCTGGGGTACTCCGCCTGGTTTGTGAAAAATAAAGAAGCAGCACTTAAGGCAGCGCTTGAACTTATACCTGACGGAGCTTCCGTTGGAGTCCCTGGTACAGTTACTGTCAGGCAGATAGGTCTGATCGACGAGCTTAAAAAAAGAGGCTCGAAGGTCTCTGTCCACTGGGATCCGGAACTGAAAGCAGAGGACAGAAAGACAAGGCTGCTGGAAGAAATGACCTCAGAATGGCTGGTGACCAGCACCAACGCGCTTACAGCCGATGAGGGGGTTTTTGTAAATATTGACGGCACAGGGAACAGGGTGGGCGCAATGGCCTGGGCACCCGGCAAGCTGCTCTACATCGTAGGCATCAACAAAATAACGCCCGATCTTGAAACGGCGCTTAAACGGGCCCGTAATACAGCTACTCCCCCTAATGTTATACGTCTTAACTACAAGGTACCATGTGCTGCTGTAGGCCATTGCGTAAACTGCAACAGCCATGAGAGGGTTTGCAGGATAGTGACCATGATGGAGCGCCCCCCATTTGGGCGTGAATGCCATGTCATAATAGTCGGCGAAGAACTTGGGTACTAG
- a CDS encoding DUF997 domain-containing protein, whose amino-acid sequence MRTAKKETFIIIGLYILFFAWWYVTAYGFGDDPSEYSYIFGFPEWFFYSCIVGYVGISVLLWICVRFFFADIDLEEKKEGREND is encoded by the coding sequence ATGAGAACAGCAAAAAAAGAAACATTTATAATCATTGGCCTTTATATTCTCTTTTTTGCATGGTGGTATGTTACAGCATACGGTTTCGGGGACGATCCTTCCGAGTACAGCTACATATTTGGCTTCCCGGAATGGTTCTTTTACAGCTGCATAGTTGGCTACGTCGGCATTTCTGTCCTCCTGTGGATATGTGTCAGGTTCTTTTTCGCTGACATAGATCTTGAAGAAAAGAAAGAGGGCAGAGAAAATGATTGA
- a CDS encoding sodium/panthothenate symporter yields MIERTGMILPLVLYLALIMGIALWGNTFSRKKSDTAGFMEEYFIGSRSMGGFVLAMAVITTYISASSFVGGPGVAYKVGLGWILLSMIQVPTAFLTLGVLGKRFALIARRTKAVTITDFLRARYNSDYVVIAASVALLVFFMASMLAQFIGGARLFESITGYSYRTGLIIFGITVIIYTTVGGFRAVVLTDMIQGIMMLFASVALLFAVTSAGGGVANIMDTLRSIDPDLLTPGGAGNSIPKPFILSFWVLVGFGILGLPQTTQKCLGFKDSKSLHNAMVIGTFVVGFVMLAMHLIGAMGRAVIPGIEIGDLAVPTLTVKLMSPFWAGIFIAGPLAAIMSTVDSMLIMCSAAIVKDLYFHYIAHNDPELLPPSKVRSMSFTVTCVVGVIVFFAAMKPPSLLVWINLFAFGGLEAVFFCPTIFGLYWKRANSTGATLSMITGCAAFFWFNITKTSIAGTTAIVPTLLISVIVFIAGSFLGKEEKPEVLEIFDL; encoded by the coding sequence ATGATTGAACGTACCGGCATGATACTGCCCCTAGTCCTTTATCTGGCATTGATAATGGGCATCGCATTATGGGGGAATACTTTCTCAAGAAAAAAATCCGATACCGCAGGATTTATGGAGGAATATTTTATAGGCAGCCGTTCAATGGGGGGATTTGTCCTGGCAATGGCTGTGATAACGACTTACATCAGCGCAAGCAGTTTTGTAGGAGGACCCGGGGTCGCATACAAAGTGGGACTCGGATGGATACTCCTTTCAATGATACAGGTGCCAACAGCTTTTCTTACTCTGGGAGTACTGGGCAAAAGGTTCGCTCTGATCGCCAGAAGGACAAAAGCTGTAACTATAACCGACTTTCTCAGGGCTCGATACAACAGTGATTATGTTGTGATCGCGGCATCTGTCGCACTGCTTGTCTTCTTTATGGCGTCCATGCTCGCACAGTTCATAGGTGGTGCAAGGCTCTTTGAGTCGATAACAGGATACTCCTACCGGACAGGCCTTATCATATTTGGGATAACCGTCATAATCTATACCACTGTCGGAGGCTTCAGGGCTGTCGTCCTGACTGATATGATCCAGGGCATTATGATGCTCTTTGCATCGGTAGCCCTGCTCTTCGCTGTGACCTCAGCAGGAGGAGGAGTGGCCAATATAATGGACACGCTGAGATCTATCGATCCGGACCTTCTTACACCGGGAGGAGCCGGAAATTCCATCCCAAAACCCTTTATCCTTTCATTCTGGGTACTGGTTGGATTCGGGATACTCGGCCTGCCTCAGACAACACAGAAATGCCTGGGGTTCAAAGATTCAAAGTCGCTGCACAACGCCATGGTGATAGGCACCTTCGTTGTCGGTTTCGTCATGCTCGCTATGCATCTCATCGGTGCCATGGGAAGGGCTGTCATTCCAGGGATAGAAATCGGTGATCTGGCTGTTCCGACACTCACCGTTAAGCTGATGTCACCATTCTGGGCGGGAATATTCATTGCAGGACCGCTTGCTGCGATAATGTCCACTGTCGACTCAATGCTTATCATGTGCTCTGCAGCGATAGTAAAAGATCTGTACTTCCACTATATCGCGCATAATGACCCTGAACTTCTGCCCCCGTCTAAGGTACGGTCCATGAGCTTCACAGTTACCTGTGTGGTAGGTGTCATAGTCTTCTTCGCAGCGATGAAGCCTCCCTCCCTGCTTGTATGGATAAACCTATTCGCTTTCGGCGGTCTGGAGGCAGTATTCTTCTGCCCTACGATCTTCGGCCTCTACTGGAAGAGAGCAAACTCTACCGGTGCAACACTCTCAATGATCACAGGCTGCGCAGCCTTTTTCTGGTTCAATATAACTAAGACAAGCATAGCGGGAACAACGGCCATAGTCCCGACACTGCTGATTTCTGTAATAGTATTTATCGCAGGGAGTTTTCTTGGAAAAGAGGAAAAGCCAGAAGTCCTTGAAATTTTTGACCTTTAG
- a CDS encoding DNA-binding response regulator yields the protein MAEKILIADDEESLVEFIGRALKKHGYRVITAHDGDNALFLVGEELPDLVILDLMMPLMDGWEVCRRAKSDPATKDIPIIMLTARSSAEDAVQGLDLGADDYMRKPFSLDELLARVRALLRRKKGEETGRTIEDGDLKIDREEREAFLRGVPIDISPMEFEILELMAGRIGRTLSREEILKKIWGISGEDTRTIDVHISRLRKKLDDGKSPHLLIQTSRGRGYRLSWEEEQFDV from the coding sequence ATGGCTGAAAAAATTCTCATTGCGGACGACGAAGAGAGTCTTGTTGAATTCATCGGCAGGGCGCTGAAAAAGCATGGCTACAGGGTGATAACAGCCCACGACGGTGACAACGCGCTCTTTCTTGTCGGAGAAGAGCTTCCAGATCTCGTTATACTTGATCTCATGATGCCGCTTATGGACGGATGGGAGGTCTGCAGAAGGGCAAAATCCGATCCTGCAACTAAAGACATTCCGATCATCATGCTGACAGCAAGAAGTTCAGCTGAAGACGCTGTGCAGGGACTTGACCTTGGCGCTGACGACTACATGAGAAAACCTTTTAGCCTTGACGAACTTCTTGCACGTGTCAGAGCACTTCTTAGAAGAAAAAAAGGCGAAGAAACCGGAAGGACGATAGAGGACGGAGACCTGAAGATAGACAGGGAAGAAAGAGAGGCATTTCTTCGCGGCGTGCCCATTGACATCAGCCCAATGGAATTTGAGATACTTGAGCTCATGGCCGGAAGGATCGGACGGACTCTTTCCAGAGAGGAAATATTAAAGAAGATCTGGGGGATCAGCGGCGAGGATACAAGGACGATCGATGTCCATATCTCGAGACTCAGAAAAAAACTAGATGACGGCAAAAGCCCCCACCTTCTGATCCAGACATCCAGGGGACGTGGATACAGGCTTTCCTGGGAGGAGGAACAGTTTGATGTTTAA
- the phoU gene encoding phosphate transport system regulatory protein PhoU, whose translation MDVINTRKRLDEDLSELKRMVFRMARMSGEALENAVWALKNRDEAAAREVLEKDDMIDDLEDKIDEACMEFAARYQPLAEDLRTVTSIMHIAVDLERIGDYGGNIAKTAIELVSKTPIKPLIDIPRMVECIKRMLDMAMTAMDTRSPEKAMEVFPMDDQVDDLEKQIMRELFLMVMEKPERIEQSLQLMNVSRTLERAGDHVTNVAERIAYMYTGKTVKASQYRRKKDS comes from the coding sequence ATGGACGTAATAAATACGAGAAAAAGACTTGATGAAGATCTTTCCGAGCTGAAAAGAATGGTCTTCAGGATGGCGAGGATGTCCGGCGAAGCCCTTGAAAACGCAGTCTGGGCACTGAAAAACAGAGACGAGGCTGCGGCGCGCGAAGTCCTTGAAAAGGATGATATGATAGATGATCTTGAAGATAAAATAGACGAGGCATGCATGGAATTCGCAGCCCGTTACCAGCCTCTTGCAGAAGACTTAAGGACTGTGACCTCTATAATGCATATAGCCGTAGACCTTGAGAGGATAGGCGATTATGGAGGAAACATAGCTAAGACAGCGATAGAACTGGTTTCAAAAACACCAATAAAACCCCTTATTGACATTCCGCGCATGGTTGAATGCATAAAGAGGATGCTCGATATGGCAATGACGGCAATGGATACGAGATCTCCGGAAAAAGCAATGGAAGTTTTTCCTATGGATGATCAGGTTGACGATCTTGAAAAACAGATAATGAGGGAGCTTTTTCTCATGGTGATGGAAAAGCCCGAGAGAATAGAGCAGTCACTGCAGCTGATGAATGTATCCCGCACACTTGAAAGGGCGGGAGATCACGTGACAAACGTGGCGGAGAGGATAGCCTATATGTACACAGGCAAGACGGTAAAGGCGTCCCAGTATAGGAGAAAAAAGGACTCATAG
- a CDS encoding phosphate ABC transporter ATP-binding protein, with translation MSSDLFDVQIKTVALDLFYGDNQVLKNITFDIGRKKVTAFIGPSGCGKSSYLRCLNRMNDFIPSARITGTIEMEGENILSPETDVIALRRRVGMVFQKPNPFPMSIYENVAYGPRLNGLKDKSALDETVEKSLRGAALWDEVKDKLSSPGTGLSGGQQQRLCIARAIATQPEVLLMDEPTSALDPMSTARVEELIRELKGDYTVAIVTHNMQQAARVSDFTAFFLLGDLIEYDRTPKIFTSPSDKKTEDYISGRFG, from the coding sequence ATGAGCAGTGATCTTTTCGATGTGCAGATAAAGACGGTTGCTCTGGATCTCTTTTACGGAGACAACCAGGTGCTGAAAAACATCACATTTGATATCGGACGCAAAAAGGTAACAGCCTTCATAGGTCCCTCAGGCTGCGGAAAGAGCAGTTACCTCAGATGCCTGAACAGGATGAATGATTTCATCCCGTCAGCCAGGATCACGGGTACGATAGAAATGGAAGGGGAGAACATACTCTCTCCTGAGACTGATGTCATAGCACTTAGGCGTCGGGTAGGAATGGTCTTCCAAAAGCCCAACCCTTTCCCGATGTCGATATATGAAAATGTGGCGTATGGTCCGAGACTGAACGGCTTAAAAGATAAAAGCGCACTTGACGAAACGGTTGAAAAAAGTCTTCGGGGGGCTGCACTCTGGGATGAGGTAAAAGATAAACTTTCATCACCGGGCACCGGGCTTTCGGGAGGACAGCAACAGAGGCTCTGCATAGCAAGGGCCATAGCTACCCAGCCGGAAGTGCTCCTCATGGATGAACCTACGAGTGCACTTGACCCTATGTCCACAGCCAGGGTGGAGGAGCTAATCAGGGAACTCAAAGGCGATTACACAGTTGCCATAGTAACTCACAACATGCAGCAGGCAGCCCGTGTATCAGACTTTACAGCCTTTTTCCTGCTCGGCGACCTAATCGAGTATGACCGGACACCGAAGATATTTACTTCACCGTCCGATAAAAAGACCGAAGATTACATCTCAGGCAGGTTCGGATAA
- the pstA gene encoding phosphate ABC transporter, permease protein PstA codes for MNRNRSRKIKDLAMTSLFCLAAFMLVAVLAGVAVFLFKEGWQTLSLDFLIEAPRDGMTAGGIMTPLVGTIQLVFVSMAAALPIGIMTGLYFAEYSKDDWLTRVLRVSIRCLAGVPSVIYGLFGLSLFVIFLNFGSSLLSAGLTLGCLSLPLIVTVSEQAFLAVPQDYRDASYALGATKCQTILKVVLPSAASTIITGTILSIGRVAGETAPIMFTGAAFFAPEVAKSVFDQVMALPYHIYVLATASTDLEATRPIQYGAILVLIGLVLGTSAIGVVARSRLAARSGRQ; via the coding sequence ATGAACAGAAACCGATCGCGCAAGATCAAAGACCTCGCGATGACTTCTCTTTTCTGTCTGGCGGCCTTTATGCTTGTCGCTGTCCTTGCAGGTGTAGCGGTCTTTCTATTCAAAGAGGGCTGGCAGACGCTCTCATTAGATTTTTTGATAGAAGCGCCGCGGGACGGCATGACCGCAGGCGGCATAATGACTCCTTTAGTAGGAACGATACAACTGGTATTTGTTTCAATGGCAGCCGCACTGCCGATAGGTATAATGACAGGTCTGTATTTTGCGGAATATTCCAAGGATGATTGGCTTACGAGGGTGCTCAGAGTATCGATAAGATGCCTTGCAGGGGTTCCTTCTGTTATTTACGGTCTTTTCGGTCTCTCGCTCTTTGTTATATTTTTAAATTTTGGATCAAGTCTGCTTTCAGCGGGACTGACTCTTGGATGTCTTTCCCTGCCTCTCATTGTTACAGTATCCGAACAGGCGTTCCTAGCTGTTCCTCAGGACTACAGGGACGCGTCATACGCACTAGGTGCGACCAAATGCCAGACGATACTGAAAGTGGTCCTGCCGTCAGCTGCCTCTACTATAATTACAGGAACGATACTCTCAATAGGACGGGTAGCTGGGGAAACAGCCCCTATCATGTTCACGGGAGCAGCCTTTTTCGCTCCGGAAGTGGCAAAGAGCGTCTTTGACCAGGTAATGGCCCTTCCTTATCACATATATGTCCTGGCTACGGCATCTACTGACCTTGAGGCTACAAGGCCGATACAGTACGGAGCAATACTTGTGCTTATAGGTCTCGTACTCGGAACGAGCGCAATTGGAGTCGTTGCAAGATCAAGACTTGCGGCGAGAAGCGGGAGGCAATAA
- the pstC gene encoding phosphate ABC transporter permease subunit PstC yields the protein MKERQKKIVSGFGGRGDRIISNLVRSVSMIGILIMLFILGFLITNGMPVLRESTLSEIFLSRDWYPVEEPPALGMLPLIAGTLSATLLSSVIALPIAVALAIFTAEIAPRRLRSFFKVMMELMGFLPSIVLGFIGMMVLAPWLQHSLNIATGLNLLNASILLGFLVIPVVASLSEEALSAVPQELRDASYALGATRWETTRRVVVPYALSGITAAALLGVMRALGETMVVLMAAGGAAIIPTMLTDPVRPLTATIAAEMGETPVGSTHYHALFFAGLILLAVTLAINLASFYVERRKR from the coding sequence ATGAAAGAACGGCAGAAAAAAATTGTCAGCGGTTTTGGAGGCAGGGGGGACAGGATCATTTCAAATCTTGTCCGCTCTGTTTCCATGATCGGCATTCTGATCATGCTCTTTATCCTGGGATTTCTTATAACAAACGGGATGCCTGTACTGAGGGAATCAACCCTTTCAGAGATATTCCTGAGCAGGGACTGGTATCCGGTCGAAGAACCGCCCGCACTTGGGATGCTTCCCCTTATAGCCGGGACTTTGTCTGCGACGCTCTTGTCAAGCGTGATTGCGCTTCCGATAGCTGTGGCCCTTGCCATATTTACGGCAGAGATAGCACCGAGAAGGCTCAGGAGCTTTTTTAAGGTCATGATGGAACTGATGGGATTTTTGCCCTCCATAGTCCTGGGCTTCATTGGAATGATGGTCCTCGCGCCCTGGCTGCAGCATAGCCTCAACATAGCTACAGGGCTAAATCTGCTAAATGCCTCGATCCTTCTGGGTTTTCTGGTCATACCGGTCGTAGCTTCACTTTCAGAAGAAGCTCTGTCTGCCGTTCCGCAGGAACTTCGTGATGCTTCCTATGCTTTGGGGGCAACACGCTGGGAGACGACCCGAAGGGTCGTTGTGCCATATGCCCTCTCCGGTATCACAGCAGCGGCCCTGCTTGGGGTAATGAGAGCCCTTGGTGAGACTATGGTCGTCCTGATGGCGGCGGGAGGGGCAGCGATCATTCCGACCATGCTCACTGATCCTGTGCGGCCCCTAACTGCAACAATAGCGGCCGAAATGGGAGAGACCCCGGTAGGGAGCACACATTACCATGCTCTCTTTTTTGCGGGACTTATACTCCTTGCAGTAACGCTCGCAATAAATCTGGCCTCTTTTTATGTAGAGAGGAGGAAGAGATAG
- a CDS encoding phosphate ABC transporter substrate-binding protein — MRKIIFAAVMIAVMSLSAAAFAGQIVMDGSTTVLPFGQAAAEQFSKQNPNVKFSVSGTGTGNGFKSLADGSAQIANASRFIKDSEIKSCMDKKVYPVPFAVALDCLVPVVHPSNPVKSLTKAQLKDIYSGKVTNWKQVGGSDSPIVVIGRDTSSGTYGTWQEMIMDKGEKTRVTPKAQVTASSGAMMTAVSQNKNAIGYEGMGYVSKSVKALAVDGVAGTAAGARSGKYPLSRYLYMFTNGWPEGDVLDFISYMQSPAGQKIVNSTGFVSLQEMK, encoded by the coding sequence ATGAGAAAAATAATTTTTGCAGCAGTAATGATCGCAGTAATGTCTCTATCAGCAGCCGCATTTGCAGGTCAGATAGTTATGGACGGATCGACGACGGTACTTCCCTTTGGACAGGCTGCGGCAGAGCAGTTTTCAAAGCAGAATCCAAATGTAAAATTCTCAGTCTCAGGTACCGGTACAGGCAACGGATTCAAGTCCCTTGCCGACGGCAGCGCCCAGATCGCGAACGCCTCCAGGTTCATAAAGGATTCGGAAATCAAATCATGCATGGATAAAAAAGTCTATCCGGTGCCCTTTGCAGTCGCTCTTGACTGTCTTGTTCCGGTAGTGCACCCCTCAAATCCGGTCAAGTCACTCACAAAGGCTCAGCTTAAGGATATCTATTCCGGCAAGGTCACGAACTGGAAGCAGGTTGGCGGAAGCGACAGCCCCATAGTGGTTATCGGACGTGATACCAGTTCAGGTACCTACGGCACATGGCAGGAAATGATAATGGATAAGGGCGAAAAGACAAGAGTCACCCCCAAAGCACAGGTAACTGCCTCCAGCGGAGCCATGATGACAGCAGTTTCGCAGAATAAGAACGCTATCGGCTACGAGGGTATGGGATATGTAAGCAAGTCAGTGAAAGCCCTGGCAGTTGACGGAGTAGCAGGTACAGCGGCAGGCGCACGCAGCGGCAAGTATCCCCTCTCACGCTACCTCTACATGTTCACCAACGGATGGCCTGAGGGCGATGTGCTGGATTTCATCAGCTACATGCAGAGCCCGGCGGGACAGAAGATAGTAAACAGCACAGGATTTGTCTCCCTTCAGGAAATGAAATAG